From Anopheles arabiensis isolate DONGOLA chromosome 3, AaraD3, whole genome shotgun sequence, a single genomic window includes:
- the LOC120900881 gene encoding vacuole membrane protein 1 isoform X2, which produces MKMSAGSSNSNKNSNRNGNNNNNAVSQKNDNKKFAKEIKSLVLWASPMKTLKYASLEVIYLLQTNLSRLLHRRAQLTALLIVICSTAVAIYTPGQHQIIVQYLKHKGIFVIYWLGLGILSSVGLGTGLHTFLLYLGPHIASVTLAAYECSSLNFPEPPYPNEILCPDENGTAELIVPSLWSIMTKVRYEAFLWGAGTALGELPPYFMAKAARLSGNNTEELENLQELEKLQKRKEKGEKLNLFDKGKLMMEDIVERVGFFGILLCASIPNPLFDLAGITCGHFLVPFWKFFGATLIGKAVIKMHIQKIFVIISFNESLVDKFIDILALIPMVGVRLQKPFKGFFETQKQRLHRNSHKQSINSSDGNLLASLFEYFVFAMICYFLTSIVNTFAQSYCKRMRKLQDSNYSLHAASNKKQT; this is translated from the exons ATGAAAATGAGCGCCGGTAGTTCAAATAGTAACAAAAACTCAAATCGAAATggtaataataacaacaatgcAGTATCGcagaaaaatgataataagAAATTTGCCAAAGAAATCAAATCGCTAGTGCTGTGGGCATCACCAATGAAAACACTAAAATATGCAAGCCTTGAAGTAATATATCTATTGCAAACTAACCTAAGTAG GTTACTTCATCGACGAGCACAGCTAACCGCCCTATTAATTGTAATATGTAGCACTGCTGTGGCTATTTATACACCAGGTCAACACCAAATTATTGTACAATACTTGAAACATAAAGGAATATTCGTAATTTATTGGTTAGGTTTGGGTATTTTATCCTCTGTGGGACTTGGAAccggattgcatacatttttgttGTATCTAGGACCACATATTGCCAGCGTAACCCTAGCAGCATATGAGTGCAGTTCTCTCAACTTCCCTGAACCGCCGTATCCTAATGA aataCTTTGCCCTGATGAGAACGGTACTGCAGAACTTATTGTACCATCGTTATGGTCTATTATGACAAAGGTTCGTTATGAAGCTTTTCTGTGGGGAGCCGGAACTGCATTGGGAGAACTTCCACCCTACTTTATGGCTAAGGCCGCTAGGCTCTCGGGTAATAATACTGAAGAATTAGAGAATTTACAAGAACTTGAAAAACTTCAAAAGCGCAaagaaaaaggtgaaaaattgaatttgttcGATAAAGGTAAACTGATGATGGAGGATATTGTTGAACGTGTAGGATTTTTTGGTATTCTTCTGTGTGCTAGT ATCCCGAATCCATTATTTGATCTGGCTGGAATAACATGTGGTCACTTTCTGGTTCCTTTCTGGAAGTTTTTCGGTGCTACGCTTATCGGTAAAGCGGTGATTAAAATGCATATACAGAAAATTTTCGTTATCATATCCTTTAACGAAAGCTTGGTTGACAAGTTCATCGACATTCTTGCACTCATTCCAATGGTTGGTGTACGGTTGCAAAAGCCTTTTAAAGGATTCTTTGAAACCCAGAAGCAGCGTCTCCACCGAAATAGTCACAAGCAATCGATTAACTCTTCAGATGGTAATTTATTGGCTAGTTTGTTCGAGTATTTCGTTTTCGCCATGATATGTTACTTCTTAACATCGATTGTAAATACATTTGCTCAAAGTTATTGTAAGCGTATGAGGAAGTTACAAGACAGCAATTATTCCTTGCATGCCGCatcaaataaaaagcaaacctAA
- the LOC120903422 gene encoding DDB1- and CUL4-associated factor 13 yields the protein MKVKVITRNPDRYVRETKQDIHKSFRNYDREVHPFQSTREYVRALNATKLERVFAKPFVGNLDGHCDGVAVISKNFAKISLIASGAYDGDVKLWYVADKSCMMSINAHVGYCRGIAFSSDESSLITIGDDKKIMTWNFNTNGTGVDIVKPANMIITKTVLASLSHSYEGPNFATSGETCHIWDESRNEPLKELKWGVDLLQDIKYNPIETTLLAACGSDRGIILYDQRETKPIRKIVMTLRSNQLSWNPMQAFYFTVANEDYNLYTYDIRRLTNPLKIHHGHVGPVTSVDYAPTGREFVSGSYDKTIRIFDAAKANSREIYHTKRMQHVTCVNWSMDNKYIFSGSDEMNIRVWKANAAEKLGSLQMREKNAFNYNTVLKEKYAAHPSVRRIAQHRQVPKMVYNQQAKIRIAKLKNKRKEENKRQNSKPGSVPYVAEAKTKVVRSEH from the coding sequence ATGAAAGTTAAAGTTATTACAAGGAATCCTGACCGATATGTCCGTGAGACTAAACAAGATATTCACAAATCTTTCCGTAATTATGATAGAGAAGTACACCCATTTCAAAGCACAAGGGAGTACGTGCGTGCTTTGAATGCTACCAAACTGGAAAGAGTATTTGCGAAGCCTTTCGTCGGTAATCTTGATGGTCATTGTGATGGCGTTGCAGTCATATCCAAGAACTTCGCTAAAATATCTCTTATTGCAAGTGGTGCTTACGACGGCGATGTCAAGCTGTGGTATGTGGCTGATAAATCATGTATGATGAGTATTAATGCCCATGTCGGATATTGTCGAGGAATTGCATTCAGCTCCGACGAATCCAGCCTAATTACGATTGGCGACGATAAGAAAATTATGACATGGAATTTCAATACCAACGGAACAGGAGTTGATATTGTTAAGCCAGCGAACATGATAATAACTAAAACAGTTCTAGCATCGCTATCGCATAGCTACGAGGGGCCTAACTTTGCAACGAGTGGAGAAACTTGCCATATCTGGGACGAAAGTCGTAACGAACCTTTGAAGGAACTAAAATGGGGTGTAGATTTGCTGCAAGACATTAAGTACAATCCAATCGAAACAACACTTCTTGCGGCATGTGGTTCGGATCGAGGGATAATATTATATGATCAACGTGAAACAAAACCCATCCGCAAAATAGTGATGACTCTACGTTCTAATCAGCTTTCGTGGAATCCAATGCAAGCATTTTATTTCACTGTAGCTAACGAAGACTATAATCTTTACACGTACGATATTAGGCGGTTGACAAACCCGTTAAAAATACACCATGGTCACGTAGGTCCAGTTACATCGGTCGATTATGCTCCTACTGGAAGAGAGTTTGTTTCCGGAAGCTATGATAAAACCATTCGTATATTTGACGCAGCTAAGGCTAATAGTAGAGAAATATACCACACAAAACGCATGCAACACGTCACGTGCGTCAACTGGAGTATGgataataaatacatattctCCGGATCCGATGAGATGAATATTCGTGTATGGAAGGCAAATGCAGCCGAAAAACTGGGATCATTACAAATGCGTGAAAAGAATGCATTTAACTACAATACTGTGCTAAAGGAAAAATATGCAGCTCATCCATCTGTGAGACGTATCGCCCAGCATCGTCAAGTACCGAAAATGGTTTACAATCAACAGGCTAAAATTCGCATTGCCAAGCTTAAGAataaaaggaaggaagaaaacaaacgccaAAATTCGAAGCCTGGTAGTGTACCTTACGTAGCAGAGGCTAAAACAAAGGTTGTTAGATCTGAACACTAG